Proteins from one Hydrogenivirga caldilitoris genomic window:
- the ppsA gene encoding pyruvate, water dikinase has protein sequence MNKEALVLWLDELTIEDIPIAGGKNASLGEMIKNLSPLGINIPYGFVVTSTAYYRFIEFNNLRDKIRKTLEGLDVNDVRDLAKRGYAIRELIKGGEFPPEIEELIKDYYHRLSEKYNTHAVDVAVRSSATAEDLPDASFAGQQETYLNVVGAENVLTAIKNCFASLFTDRAISYRESFGFDHFNVGIAVGVQKMVRSDMGASGVMFTLDTESGFEDVVVINAAYGLGELIVQGMVTPDEYMVFKPTFQNGYSAIIEKKLGKKDRKMVYGTGEERTKIVNVPLTDQKRFALEDDEILKLAQWGVLIEKHYSEKKGKWTPMDVEWAKDGLLNELFIVQARPETVHSRKEKNVIKVYKILEPEYKRAEKRIVQGIAVGDKVATGRVRVLFDLKDAEKFQEGEVLVTDITDPDWEPIMKKAAAIVTNRGGRTAHAAIVARELGIPAVVGTGNATEVLETGMEVTVSCAEGETGYVYRGILEFEVEEVNIEQLPRPKTKIMMNVGNPESAFRHASIPNDGVGLAREEFIIANYIKIHPLALIHYEDIRELYERLEKQGLVDDRGFVTFRAIYANANGALKEKLSKGKEKRNINLKHLLSEIDKYTFGYDDKKTYYIKKLSYGIAKIAAAFYPNPVIVRFSDFKSNEYANLIGGQLFEPEEENPMIGWRGASRYYSPIFKEAFGMECQAILRVRNKMGLTNTKVMIPFCRTPQEGERVLSVMEEFGLRKGENGLEVYVMAELPSNVVLADVYADIFDGFSIGSNDLTQLTLGIDRDSELVAHLYDERNEAVKRLIAQLIKTAKGKNKKVGICGQAPSDFPDFAQFLVEQGIDSISLNPDSVLKTLLAVAEMEKKMGVVK, from the coding sequence ATGAACAAAGAAGCTCTCGTTCTGTGGCTTGACGAACTCACAATTGAGGACATTCCAATTGCAGGAGGCAAAAATGCATCCCTCGGAGAGATGATAAAAAACCTCAGCCCCTTAGGCATAAACATACCTTACGGTTTTGTCGTTACCTCAACCGCCTATTACAGGTTCATTGAATTCAACAACTTGAGAGATAAGATAAGAAAGACTCTTGAAGGGCTTGATGTAAATGATGTCAGAGACCTCGCTAAGAGAGGATACGCCATAAGAGAGCTGATAAAGGGCGGTGAATTCCCACCCGAGATAGAGGAGTTGATAAAAGACTACTACCACAGACTCTCGGAAAAATACAACACCCATGCGGTAGACGTTGCCGTTCGTTCCTCCGCGACGGCAGAGGACCTTCCAGATGCATCCTTTGCGGGACAACAGGAAACCTACCTGAACGTAGTTGGAGCGGAAAACGTCCTGACAGCCATCAAAAACTGTTTCGCATCCCTCTTTACAGACAGGGCTATATCTTACAGAGAATCCTTTGGCTTTGACCACTTTAACGTAGGTATAGCGGTAGGTGTCCAAAAGATGGTCAGATCCGATATGGGAGCCTCAGGGGTTATGTTTACCCTTGATACAGAATCTGGCTTTGAGGACGTTGTGGTAATAAACGCCGCCTACGGTCTTGGTGAGCTCATAGTCCAGGGTATGGTTACACCCGATGAGTACATGGTTTTCAAGCCAACCTTTCAGAACGGTTACTCGGCGATCATAGAGAAAAAACTTGGCAAGAAAGACAGGAAAATGGTTTACGGTACTGGCGAGGAGAGGACAAAGATAGTGAACGTTCCCCTTACAGACCAGAAGAGGTTTGCCCTTGAGGACGATGAAATACTTAAGCTTGCCCAATGGGGAGTACTCATAGAAAAACATTATTCAGAGAAGAAAGGAAAATGGACTCCTATGGATGTAGAGTGGGCAAAGGATGGGCTTTTGAACGAGCTCTTCATAGTCCAGGCAAGACCTGAGACAGTTCATTCAAGAAAGGAAAAGAATGTAATAAAGGTCTACAAGATACTTGAACCTGAATACAAGCGTGCCGAAAAGAGGATAGTTCAGGGTATAGCTGTAGGGGATAAAGTAGCCACAGGCAGGGTGAGGGTGCTCTTTGACCTTAAGGACGCAGAGAAGTTTCAGGAAGGAGAGGTTCTGGTTACAGACATAACAGACCCAGACTGGGAACCTATAATGAAAAAGGCTGCCGCAATAGTTACAAACAGGGGAGGAAGGACAGCCCACGCCGCCATAGTAGCCAGGGAACTCGGAATTCCCGCCGTTGTGGGAACAGGAAATGCGACAGAGGTTTTAGAGACAGGTATGGAGGTAACTGTCTCCTGTGCCGAGGGAGAAACGGGGTACGTCTATAGAGGTATTTTGGAATTTGAAGTTGAAGAAGTAAACATAGAGCAACTCCCCAGACCGAAGACAAAAATAATGATGAACGTTGGAAATCCTGAATCTGCCTTCAGACATGCATCTATACCAAATGACGGAGTTGGGCTTGCAAGAGAAGAGTTTATAATAGCGAACTACATAAAGATACACCCGCTCGCCCTCATACACTACGAGGACATAAGGGAGCTTTATGAAAGGTTGGAGAAACAGGGACTCGTTGATGATAGAGGTTTTGTCACCTTCAGAGCTATATACGCGAATGCCAACGGGGCTTTGAAGGAGAAACTTTCTAAAGGAAAGGAAAAGAGAAACATAAATCTGAAGCATTTGCTTTCCGAGATAGACAAGTACACCTTTGGATACGACGACAAGAAGACTTACTACATAAAAAAGCTCTCCTACGGAATAGCAAAGATAGCAGCCGCCTTTTACCCAAATCCTGTGATAGTGAGGTTTTCAGATTTCAAATCCAACGAGTATGCAAACCTCATAGGGGGACAGCTCTTTGAACCTGAGGAAGAAAACCCTATGATAGGATGGAGGGGAGCCTCTCGTTACTACTCGCCCATATTCAAAGAAGCATTCGGTATGGAATGTCAGGCTATCCTGAGGGTCAGAAACAAGATGGGTCTTACCAACACAAAGGTGATGATTCCCTTCTGCAGAACCCCTCAGGAAGGTGAGAGGGTTCTCTCGGTTATGGAAGAGTTCGGGTTGAGGAAGGGAGAAAATGGACTTGAAGTATACGTGATGGCAGAGCTACCAAGCAACGTTGTGTTGGCGGACGTATACGCGGACATATTTGATGGGTTCTCCATAGGCTCCAACGACCTCACCCAGCTGACTCTTGGAATAGATAGGGACTCAGAGCTTGTCGCCCATCTTTACGACGAAAGAAACGAAGCTGTTAAGAGGTTAATAGCTCAACTCATAAAAACAGCCAAAGGAAAGAATAAGAAGGTTGGGATATGTGGACAGGCGCCTTCAGACTTTCCAGATTTTGCCCAGTTCCTTGTGGAGCAGGGTATAGACAGCATATCTCTAAACCCGGATTCCGTTCTTAAAACATTGCTCGCAGTAGCCGAAATGGAAAAGAAGATGGGGGTAGT
- the glyS gene encoding glycine--tRNA ligase subunit beta, which produces MGDLLIEIGTEELPSSVIVPALDFFKGKFSEILGREDIDTYGTPRRLVFHIKDFTDTKEVKEELVFGPPWAVAFDGEGKPTKALEGFLNRYGVGPERIVKERKGKGEYAALRIIHEEKSRLERLKEEFEELLLSVPFPKRMRWTSSKKITFSRPVRWILALHGDRVVELRFGELSSGNKTKGHRFLSKGWIEVRKAEDYFHLMEDNFVIPSLDRRKELILKGIKEEAKKLGAEPKYPDGLLDEVANLVEYPFVVTGGFEEKYLELPEMVIITVAAHHQRFFCLSREGKLINRFIGISNNTPKTDLIKKGYEKVLRARLEDALFFYREDLRTPLEELVPALKNVLIHPKIGTVLEKVERLKRISKELCRKLGCDKATERRVERAALLSKADLLTEMVKELDELQGYMGYVYALKHGEDEEVAKALYEQYKPKGVEDTVPQTLTGAILSLSDKIDDLISFFSAGEIPKGSSDPFGLRRAAFGVFRILEDKGWDIDLREFFPLYPEVKNTEELERFLAQRLESYLERYGYDIIRAVLKAESPFKPYSVMKKVKELSRVRNTEAFVDIYEGYRRVVKILPKEWENFEVNEELLKEAQEINLWREVRELEGRDFTLEELAGLRKPIDELFDNVLIMDKDENIRNNRLSLLNRVKRLFNRYADLSEVVLQEV; this is translated from the coding sequence ATGGGTGACCTCCTCATTGAAATCGGGACAGAAGAGCTTCCCTCCTCGGTTATAGTTCCTGCACTTGACTTTTTCAAGGGTAAGTTTTCGGAGATTTTAGGTAGAGAAGATATAGATACTTACGGTACACCCAGGAGGCTTGTGTTTCACATTAAAGACTTTACCGATACAAAGGAAGTTAAGGAAGAGTTGGTGTTTGGTCCCCCCTGGGCAGTTGCCTTTGATGGAGAGGGAAAACCCACAAAGGCTTTGGAAGGTTTCCTGAACAGATACGGTGTAGGTCCTGAAAGAATAGTAAAAGAGAGGAAAGGAAAGGGGGAATACGCGGCTTTAAGGATAATTCACGAAGAAAAAAGCAGGCTTGAGCGCCTTAAAGAAGAATTTGAGGAGCTTCTCCTTTCAGTACCTTTCCCGAAGCGAATGAGATGGACATCTTCAAAAAAGATTACCTTCTCAAGACCGGTGAGGTGGATTCTCGCCCTGCATGGAGACAGGGTGGTTGAGCTCAGGTTTGGAGAGTTGTCTTCAGGCAATAAGACCAAGGGGCACCGATTTCTCTCAAAAGGTTGGATAGAAGTACGGAAAGCTGAGGATTACTTCCATCTTATGGAAGACAATTTTGTAATACCGTCTCTTGATAGAAGGAAGGAGCTTATACTTAAAGGTATAAAAGAGGAAGCCAAGAAGCTTGGAGCGGAGCCTAAATACCCTGATGGACTCCTTGATGAGGTTGCCAATCTTGTTGAATATCCCTTCGTAGTTACGGGCGGTTTTGAGGAAAAATATCTTGAACTACCTGAAATGGTGATAATAACCGTTGCAGCCCACCACCAGCGATTCTTCTGTCTGTCCAGAGAAGGGAAGCTCATAAATCGCTTTATAGGTATAAGCAATAACACTCCCAAAACAGACCTGATAAAAAAGGGGTATGAAAAAGTTTTAAGAGCAAGACTTGAAGATGCCCTATTCTTCTACAGAGAAGACCTGAGAACCCCCCTTGAAGAGCTTGTTCCAGCACTCAAAAACGTACTTATACACCCCAAGATAGGTACGGTTCTTGAAAAGGTTGAAAGGTTAAAGAGGATATCAAAGGAACTCTGTAGAAAGCTGGGATGCGATAAAGCTACGGAAAGAAGGGTTGAGAGGGCTGCCCTCCTATCAAAGGCTGACCTTCTCACAGAGATGGTAAAGGAGCTTGACGAGCTTCAGGGATACATGGGATACGTTTACGCCCTGAAACATGGTGAGGACGAAGAGGTTGCAAAGGCTTTATACGAGCAGTACAAGCCTAAGGGGGTGGAGGATACAGTTCCCCAGACACTCACGGGTGCAATCCTTTCCCTATCTGATAAGATTGACGACCTTATAAGCTTCTTCTCCGCTGGAGAGATACCAAAGGGCAGTTCAGACCCGTTCGGTCTCAGAAGGGCAGCTTTTGGTGTATTTAGAATCCTTGAAGACAAAGGATGGGATATTGACCTGAGGGAGTTCTTTCCCCTTTATCCAGAGGTTAAGAACACAGAAGAGCTGGAAAGGTTTCTTGCCCAGAGGTTGGAAAGCTATCTTGAAAGGTACGGTTACGATATCATAAGGGCGGTTCTCAAAGCTGAGAGTCCATTTAAGCCTTACAGTGTAATGAAAAAGGTTAAAGAACTGAGCAGGGTCAGGAACACCGAAGCGTTTGTGGATATATACGAAGGATACAGAAGAGTTGTTAAAATATTACCCAAGGAGTGGGAGAACTTTGAGGTGAACGAGGAGCTCTTAAAGGAAGCCCAGGAGATAAACTTATGGAGAGAGGTGAGGGAGTTGGAAGGAAGGGACTTTACCCTTGAGGAACTTGCAGGTCTCAGGAAACCCATAGATGAGCTCTTTGATAACGTCCTTATCATGGATAAGGATGAAAACATAAGAAACAACAGGCTGTCTCTACTAAACAGAGTTAAAAGACTGTTCAATAGATATGCTGACTTAAGTGAGGTAGTTTTGCAGGAGGTTTAG